A section of the Euzebya rosea genome encodes:
- a CDS encoding DUF4333 domain-containing protein — MHRPTTTRAAVVLLLAVVTSACSFSFSIGGLDYEALEEGIAEELNASYASIGRSVEGVDCPEPDEDPGVGDQLVCTATLEGQAVRVQATVEDEDFNVTFNTLDVVYELTDTAELLAADISEAIGVPVNLNCGQGITVVPIGDGFQCSATDAGGGTATIQVTANDIEDTSWEILE, encoded by the coding sequence ATGCACCGTCCCACCACCACCCGTGCCGCTGTCGTGCTGCTGCTCGCCGTCGTCACCTCCGCGTGCTCGTTCAGCTTCTCCATCGGGGGGCTGGACTACGAGGCGCTCGAGGAGGGCATCGCCGAGGAGCTGAACGCCAGCTACGCCTCGATCGGCCGCAGCGTGGAAGGGGTCGACTGTCCCGAACCGGACGAGGACCCCGGCGTCGGTGACCAGCTCGTGTGCACCGCCACCCTGGAGGGCCAGGCCGTCCGGGTTCAGGCCACGGTCGAGGACGAGGACTTCAACGTCACCTTCAACACCCTCGACGTGGTCTACGAGCTGACCGACACCGCCGAGCTGCTGGCGGCCGACATCTCCGAGGCCATCGGCGTGCCGGTCAACCTCAACTGCGGTCAGGGCATCACCGTCGTGCCCATCGGTGACGGCTTCCAGTGCTCGGCGACCGACGCCGGCGGGGGCACGGCCACGATCCAGGTGACCGCCAACGACATCGAGGACACCTCCTGGGAGATCCTGGAGTAG
- a CDS encoding ABC1 kinase family protein → MADSSLPLGGRVKRAASLAKLGAKAGSGLVGARRAARRGDTAAVEAGHEQVADAVFETLGSMKGAAMKLGQMLAFVDLDIDDATGDIYRSRLNGLLDSAPATDTAAIEAAIAEQYGAPATDVFARWDRDPIAVASIGQVHRAQLPDGTEVAVKVQHPGIAEAVQADMGNLSALRPVLSMTHPNLDTGPLIDEVRERIRDELDYQKEGAYQQAFHDRFDGHPAIAVPRVFHEWCRPRVLVTEYVAGRRFDQILDAPQDERDRYGEAIFRFVFSSLYRFRIFNADPHPGNFIFPLDPGGPVTFIDYGSARTFSSDVRRKLRALHLAVAADDEGDPTGATALQHAMLDAGLLPKDHQDIDFDVVRRWFALAYEPLAGDREWTYSTEYARRLIGASTDPSRGMEATLRKLTMPAEYILLNRIQFGVNSLLARLRPTANWNRIMHEIAEGSAPTTAMGHEEQAWLGRVGELIDPVARPTAA, encoded by the coding sequence ATGGCTGACTCCTCCCTTCCCCTCGGCGGACGCGTCAAGCGCGCTGCCTCCCTCGCCAAGCTCGGTGCGAAGGCCGGTTCCGGGTTGGTCGGGGCCCGTCGAGCCGCCCGTCGCGGCGACACCGCCGCGGTCGAGGCCGGTCACGAGCAGGTCGCCGATGCCGTCTTCGAGACCCTCGGATCGATGAAGGGCGCGGCCATGAAGCTCGGCCAGATGCTGGCCTTCGTGGACCTCGACATCGACGACGCGACCGGCGACATCTACCGCAGCAGGCTCAACGGGCTGCTCGACAGCGCGCCGGCGACCGACACCGCCGCCATCGAGGCGGCCATCGCGGAGCAGTACGGCGCCCCGGCCACCGACGTCTTCGCCCGGTGGGACAGGGACCCCATCGCTGTGGCCTCCATCGGCCAGGTCCACCGGGCACAGCTGCCCGACGGCACCGAGGTCGCCGTCAAGGTCCAGCACCCGGGCATCGCCGAGGCCGTGCAGGCCGACATGGGCAACCTGTCGGCGCTGCGACCCGTGCTGTCGATGACGCACCCCAACCTTGACACCGGCCCGCTGATCGACGAGGTGCGCGAGCGCATCCGCGACGAGCTGGACTACCAGAAGGAGGGGGCCTACCAGCAGGCGTTCCACGACCGGTTCGACGGCCACCCCGCCATCGCCGTCCCGCGTGTGTTCCACGAATGGTGTCGGCCGCGGGTGCTGGTCACCGAGTACGTCGCGGGCCGCCGCTTCGATCAGATCCTCGACGCGCCCCAGGACGAACGAGACCGGTACGGCGAGGCGATCTTCCGCTTCGTCTTCTCCTCCCTGTACCGCTTCCGGATCTTCAACGCCGACCCGCACCCGGGGAACTTCATCTTCCCGCTGGACCCGGGTGGTCCGGTCACGTTCATCGACTACGGATCGGCACGGACCTTCTCCTCCGACGTCCGTCGCAAGCTGCGGGCGCTGCACCTGGCCGTCGCCGCCGACGACGAGGGCGACCCCACCGGGGCCACGGCCCTGCAGCACGCCATGCTCGACGCCGGCCTGCTGCCCAAGGACCACCAGGACATCGATTTCGACGTCGTGCGTCGATGGTTCGCCCTGGCCTACGAACCACTTGCCGGCGACCGCGAGTGGACCTACTCCACGGAGTACGCCCGACGGCTGATCGGGGCGTCCACCGACCCCTCTCGAGGCATGGAGGCAACCCTCCGCAAGCTGACGATGCCGGCGGAGTACATCCTGCTCAACCGCATTCAGTTCGGGGTGAACAGCCTCCTGGCACGCCTGCGGCCGACGGCCAACTGGAACCGGATCATGCACGAGATCGCCGAGGGGAGCGCCCCCACCACGGCCATGGGGCACGAGGAGCAGGCGTGGCTCGGTCGCGTCGGGGAGCTGATCGACCCGGTGGCCCGACCCACCGCGGCCTGA
- a CDS encoding YceH family protein — MELSPPAQRVLGALIEKELATPNGYPLSLNALRNATNQSTNRDPVTDYDEPVLREALTELSGGDLVVTRYAHGSNTPKYAHTLGDHLELDTDGVALLAVLMLRGPQTIGELRTRTERLHRFPELSDVHEALERLRTHPFGALVAEVPRQPGQKEGRWCHLLGGEAAPTTTTSGTPAATASVPADDGRVAALQQEVAELRDDVETLQLELERLRRFVGA; from the coding sequence ATGGAGCTCAGCCCGCCGGCCCAGCGCGTCCTCGGGGCGCTCATCGAGAAGGAGCTGGCCACTCCCAACGGATACCCGCTGTCGCTGAACGCCCTGCGCAACGCGACCAACCAGTCGACCAACCGTGACCCGGTCACCGACTACGACGAGCCGGTGCTGCGCGAGGCCCTCACCGAGCTGTCCGGTGGCGACCTGGTCGTCACCCGGTACGCCCACGGGTCCAACACGCCCAAGTACGCCCACACCCTCGGCGACCACCTCGAGCTGGACACCGACGGGGTGGCGTTGCTGGCGGTCCTGATGCTGCGTGGCCCGCAGACGATCGGCGAGCTGCGGACCCGAACCGAGCGGCTGCACCGGTTCCCGGAGCTTTCGGACGTGCACGAGGCGCTGGAGCGCCTGCGGACCCACCCGTTCGGGGCGCTCGTGGCCGAGGTGCCGCGCCAGCCCGGTCAGAAGGAGGGCCGTTGGTGCCATCTGCTCGGCGGGGAGGCGGCACCCACGACCACCACCTCCGGAACACCCGCGGCGACGGCTTCGGTGCCGGCGGACGACGGCCGTGTCGCCGCGCTGCAGCAGGAGGTTGCCGAGCTGCGCGACGACGTGGAGACCCTCCAGCTGGAGCTCGAGCGCCTGCGACGCTTCGTCGGCGCCTGA
- a CDS encoding alpha/beta hydrolase, translated as MTGTGRLWVGLGSTFGALATALVVGGGFVYTGQLLPASARDRTLDTTATLADDGTVRLPAERRACLEHIGLLLPDGYVRIGGPVEGTCDGDGTVVRTVLAIDEGDPATGVTQPARFDEYIWHGPPSRVGLSFEDVVVPTERGDAPAWLLPGEGDRWAIVVHGRTGTREESLRILPTLVAHGLHTLAITHRNDFAGGPPAADGTGRYGASEWPDLAAAVDWARARGARDIVLVGFSQGGSLIGYLLRERGPDHIAGIVLDSPLLSLPETLVLQARRRNIPGPIVPPILFGTQQVARLQADFDVADVEHVDTFAGSDVPLLLFHGPGDDFVPVGPSDRLAAARTRAMTYERLPTAGHVEGFNADADRYTTAVTRFLEGL; from the coding sequence GTGACGGGGACCGGCCGCCTGTGGGTGGGCCTGGGCAGCACCTTCGGGGCCCTGGCGACCGCGCTCGTCGTCGGCGGCGGGTTCGTCTACACCGGCCAGCTGCTGCCGGCGTCCGCACGCGACCGAACGCTGGACACCACCGCGACCCTTGCCGACGACGGCACGGTCCGGCTGCCCGCAGAACGTCGGGCGTGCCTGGAGCACATCGGCCTGCTGCTTCCCGACGGCTACGTCCGCATCGGCGGGCCGGTCGAGGGCACCTGTGACGGCGATGGCACCGTGGTCCGGACGGTCCTCGCCATCGACGAGGGAGACCCCGCCACGGGGGTGACCCAGCCCGCACGGTTCGACGAGTACATCTGGCACGGCCCGCCCTCACGGGTCGGGTTGTCCTTCGAGGACGTCGTGGTCCCCACCGAGCGAGGGGACGCACCGGCGTGGCTGCTGCCCGGCGAGGGCGACCGCTGGGCGATCGTCGTGCACGGTCGCACGGGGACACGGGAGGAGTCGCTGCGGATCCTGCCCACCCTCGTCGCACACGGCCTGCATACGCTGGCGATCACCCACCGCAACGACTTCGCCGGCGGCCCTCCGGCCGCCGACGGCACCGGCAGGTACGGCGCGAGCGAGTGGCCGGACCTCGCCGCAGCGGTCGACTGGGCGCGGGCGAGGGGCGCTCGCGACATCGTCCTGGTCGGGTTCTCCCAGGGCGGCTCGCTGATCGGCTACCTCCTGAGGGAACGCGGCCCCGACCACATCGCCGGGATCGTCCTGGACTCCCCGCTGCTGTCGTTGCCCGAGACGTTGGTCCTGCAGGCGCGACGCCGCAACATCCCCGGCCCGATCGTCCCGCCGATCCTGTTCGGCACCCAGCAGGTGGCCCGCCTGCAGGCCGACTTCGACGTCGCCGATGTCGAGCACGTCGACACGTTCGCCGGCAGCGACGTGCCGCTGCTGCTGTTCCACGGTCCCGGCGACGACTTCGTCCCGGTGGGGCCCAGCGACCGCCTGGCCGCCGCCCGCACACGGGCCATGACCTACGAACGCCTCCCGACCGCAGGGCACGTCGAGGGCTTCAACGCCGACGCCGACCGCTACACCACCGCGGTGACACGCTTCCTCGAGGGCCTGTAA
- a CDS encoding globin, with product MSDADRSQSDPARLPTPTAATDTARSLPRADVPTVQPALSETPADPAASLYDRVGGEAFFTELIAAFYRHVADDEVLRPLYPDADLGPAEERLRLFFIQYWGGPTTYSEQRGHPRLRMRHAPFPVGSVQIEAWLDCFRRAIRDVQPAPEVTVELWAYVERAAHFMRNVPEPA from the coding sequence ATGAGCGACGCCGACCGGTCTCAGTCCGACCCCGCCCGTTTGCCCACGCCCACCGCGGCCACCGACACCGCACGGTCCCTGCCACGGGCGGATGTGCCGACGGTCCAGCCCGCCCTGTCGGAGACCCCCGCCGATCCCGCCGCGTCGCTGTACGACCGGGTCGGCGGCGAGGCCTTCTTCACCGAGCTGATCGCCGCGTTCTACCGGCACGTCGCCGACGACGAGGTGCTGCGCCCCCTCTATCCCGACGCCGACCTCGGCCCTGCCGAGGAACGCCTGCGGCTGTTCTTCATCCAGTACTGGGGCGGGCCGACGACCTACTCCGAGCAACGTGGCCACCCGCGGCTGCGCATGCGCCATGCCCCCTTCCCCGTCGGCTCGGTCCAGATCGAGGCGTGGCTGGACTGCTTCCGCAGGGCCATCCGCGACGTGCAGCCCGCGCCCGAGGTGACCGTGGAGCTGTGGGCCTACGTCGAGCGCGCCGCCCACTTCATGCGCAACGTGCCCGAGCCCGCGTGA
- a CDS encoding helix-turn-helix domain-containing protein: MAQPHADDDLLTLQEAAEALDVHYMTAYRWVRQGDLPAIKDGGRLRVRRDDLDACRRARDEGTDGPVERDDDTVRERQVHVDRLLQQLVNGEASEANATVRELVRDGLSVGDLYTQVLTPALHRIGDMWEVGAISVAVEHRATAITSGIMSRLSEHFERRGPRRGVAATVTAPGEAHGVATAMIADFLRAAGWEVHHLGTDVPIEDLKLFLDIVPADVVCVSVAKSMDPEEYRALADACEGRQLIMGGQGVDLAIAEPLGITVLEDPRQLVEHLEAHAPDRT, from the coding sequence GTGGCGCAACCCCATGCAGACGATGACCTGTTGACCCTCCAGGAAGCAGCGGAGGCGCTCGACGTCCACTACATGACGGCCTACCGGTGGGTCCGGCAGGGTGACCTTCCGGCGATCAAGGACGGTGGACGGCTCCGTGTTCGCCGCGACGACCTCGACGCCTGTCGCCGTGCACGCGACGAGGGCACGGACGGACCGGTCGAGCGGGACGACGACACCGTCCGCGAGCGGCAGGTCCACGTCGACCGCCTGCTCCAGCAGCTGGTCAACGGCGAGGCCAGCGAGGCCAACGCAACCGTCCGCGAGCTGGTCAGGGACGGACTGAGCGTCGGCGACCTGTACACGCAGGTGCTGACCCCGGCCCTGCACCGCATCGGTGACATGTGGGAGGTCGGGGCGATCAGCGTCGCGGTCGAGCACCGCGCCACGGCCATCACCAGCGGCATCATGAGCCGGCTGTCGGAGCACTTCGAACGCCGGGGCCCCAGACGGGGCGTGGCGGCCACCGTCACCGCGCCGGGCGAGGCCCACGGGGTGGCCACGGCGATGATCGCCGACTTCCTCCGCGCCGCCGGATGGGAGGTGCACCACCTCGGTACCGACGTACCGATCGAGGACCTGAAGCTGTTCCTCGACATCGTGCCCGCGGACGTCGTCTGCGTCTCCGTCGCCAAGTCCATGGATCCCGAGGAGTACCGGGCGCTCGCCGACGCCTGCGAGGGACGTCAGCTCATCATGGGCGGGCAGGGCGTCGACCTTGCGATCGCGGAGCCGCTGGGCATCACCGTGCTCGAGGATCCTCGTCAGCTGGTCGAGCACCTCGAGGCGCATGCGCCCGACCGCACCTGA
- the dacB gene encoding D-alanyl-D-alanine carboxypeptidase/D-alanyl-D-alanine-endopeptidase codes for MARRSRRVVPALGTLVVLALIAAAIVSVAQPRFVVGDPLPQVATTGFLEKPDPPKQWRVVAAAKAGAVDLVDVPAPVELAPPGDPVAQQVTAAMVDAIARAGDAGTSGVYVMDADGRVVFDSGGTVPLIPASTAKLVTAAAALTAFGPDHTFTTTVSSDVPVGPDGVLAGDLVLTGGGDPTLVSQDWIEGEVDTERPHTPIAGLADQLVAAGVRHIEGDVVGDGSYLDGDVLAMGWPPRYLEDLDATPIDGLTVDEGLELYRTDAGALRSRASTDPVGDAARVLAAALVERGVVITGRARAADVPTPPGSIELGRLQSPPLVTLLTSMVQRSDNHLADVLFRAVGRRVEGAGSFDDGAAQAIAVLEELELDWSSTSLADGSGLSRDSRIPVALLVTLNYRMTSSSVGATWQDLMAVSGVSGTLRRRLVDTIAELRLRGKTGSLGDVRAISGAVVGPDGRPFWFGVTSNDLEGPQLSNARRLQDLVVLGLAATLYGCTEIPVPTPSPEPTEPPPLPTHTCG; via the coding sequence GTGGCGCGCCGTTCGCGTCGGGTCGTCCCGGCACTCGGGACGCTGGTGGTGCTGGCCCTGATCGCGGCAGCCATCGTGTCGGTCGCACAGCCACGGTTCGTCGTCGGCGACCCCCTGCCGCAGGTCGCCACGACCGGGTTCCTGGAGAAGCCCGACCCGCCGAAGCAGTGGCGCGTCGTCGCAGCCGCGAAGGCCGGCGCCGTCGACCTGGTCGACGTGCCGGCCCCGGTGGAGCTGGCCCCACCGGGTGATCCCGTGGCCCAGCAGGTCACCGCCGCCATGGTCGACGCCATCGCCCGGGCCGGCGACGCCGGGACCAGCGGGGTCTACGTGATGGACGCCGACGGGCGAGTGGTGTTCGACTCCGGGGGCACCGTGCCGTTGATCCCGGCCTCCACCGCCAAGCTCGTCACCGCGGCCGCCGCGCTGACGGCGTTCGGCCCGGACCACACCTTCACGACCACCGTGTCCAGCGACGTCCCGGTGGGACCCGACGGCGTGCTGGCCGGCGACCTGGTGCTGACGGGGGGCGGCGACCCGACGCTGGTCAGCCAGGACTGGATCGAGGGAGAGGTCGACACCGAACGTCCGCACACCCCCATCGCAGGGCTCGCGGACCAGCTGGTCGCTGCCGGCGTGCGACACATCGAGGGCGACGTCGTCGGGGACGGCAGCTACCTGGACGGCGACGTGCTGGCGATGGGGTGGCCGCCTCGCTACCTCGAGGACCTCGACGCCACCCCGATCGACGGCCTGACCGTCGACGAGGGGCTGGAGCTGTACCGCACCGACGCCGGCGCCCTGCGGTCGCGGGCCTCCACCGACCCGGTCGGCGACGCGGCGAGGGTGCTGGCGGCTGCGCTGGTCGAGCGGGGTGTCGTCATCACCGGTCGGGCGCGGGCGGCGGACGTGCCGACCCCACCCGGCAGCATCGAGCTCGGGCGGCTGCAGTCCCCACCGCTGGTGACGTTGCTGACCTCGATGGTCCAGCGCAGCGACAACCACCTCGCCGACGTCCTGTTCCGCGCTGTCGGTCGTCGGGTGGAGGGGGCCGGCAGCTTCGACGACGGGGCGGCCCAGGCCATCGCCGTCCTCGAGGAGCTCGAGCTGGACTGGAGCAGCACCTCCCTGGCCGACGGGTCGGGCCTGTCGCGCGACAGCCGCATCCCGGTCGCCCTGCTCGTGACCCTGAACTACCGGATGACCAGCTCGTCGGTGGGTGCCACGTGGCAGGACCTCATGGCCGTGTCGGGGGTGTCCGGCACCCTCCGACGGCGGCTGGTCGACACCATCGCCGAGCTGCGGCTCCGCGGAAAGACCGGGTCGCTCGGTGACGTCCGGGCGATCAGCGGGGCGGTCGTCGGTCCGGACGGACGGCCGTTCTGGTTCGGCGTGACGAGCAACGACCTGGAGGGGCCCCAGCTGTCCAACGCCCGGCGGCTGCAGGACCTCGTGGTGTTGGGGCTGGCCGCGACGCTCTACGGCTGCACCGAGATCCCGGTGCCGACACCGTCTCCCGAACCGACCGAACCCCCGCCCCTGCCGACGCACACCTGTGGCTGA
- a CDS encoding class I SAM-dependent RNA methyltransferase, with translation MSTDQPRTAAGDLVTLSLDGWAHGGEAVGRLPEGMACFVAHALPGETVTARITERKKRWARAELVEVLQASPHRVGPPCPHYGPDRCGGCQLQHAAPAHQLELKARVLREQLVRIGRVEDPPEIVVEPVPDAWPQGYRAWARMAVAPDGALGFRRASSHEVHPVDRCLLMTDAAASLRDEAGDGWDGVDEVALMAGTDGRLLTIHPGTGGVPAAPEGSFGVALQSSGAPAVLREPGSVTMRVRDVDLRVSAGAFFQAGPAAAAALVDLVVAAASPAGTPYLTGMHVLDLYGGVGLFSTFLARAGARVTLVESSPQATTDARANLSELDVTVVTADVADVMDELADVDVVVLDPPRSGAGPDVCRELAALRPDRLVYVACDPAALARDTKALLAAGMRLVAVRGLDVFGHTAHVEAVATFLPPVGAEGA, from the coding sequence GTGAGCACCGACCAGCCCCGCACCGCCGCCGGCGACCTCGTCACCCTGTCCCTGGACGGCTGGGCCCATGGCGGCGAGGCCGTCGGCCGCCTGCCCGAGGGCATGGCCTGCTTCGTCGCCCACGCCCTGCCCGGCGAGACCGTCACTGCACGCATCACCGAGCGGAAGAAGCGGTGGGCACGGGCCGAGCTGGTCGAGGTGCTGCAGGCAAGTCCCCACCGCGTGGGCCCGCCCTGTCCCCACTACGGCCCCGACCGCTGCGGCGGGTGCCAGCTGCAGCACGCGGCGCCGGCACACCAGCTGGAGCTGAAGGCCCGGGTGCTGCGGGAGCAGCTGGTCCGGATCGGCCGTGTCGAGGACCCGCCGGAGATCGTCGTGGAGCCCGTCCCCGACGCCTGGCCGCAGGGGTACCGGGCCTGGGCGCGGATGGCCGTGGCTCCCGACGGGGCGTTGGGGTTCCGGCGTGCCAGCAGCCACGAGGTGCACCCGGTGGACCGGTGCCTGCTGATGACCGATGCCGCCGCGAGCCTTCGCGACGAGGCGGGCGACGGCTGGGACGGCGTCGACGAGGTGGCACTGATGGCCGGCACCGACGGTCGGCTGCTGACGATCCACCCGGGCACCGGCGGCGTGCCGGCCGCCCCCGAGGGCAGCTTCGGCGTCGCCCTGCAGTCCTCGGGTGCACCTGCGGTCCTTCGCGAACCCGGATCGGTGACGATGCGCGTCCGCGACGTCGACCTGCGCGTCTCGGCAGGGGCGTTCTTCCAGGCCGGCCCTGCCGCGGCCGCCGCGCTGGTCGACCTCGTCGTCGCCGCAGCCTCGCCGGCCGGCACCCCCTACCTGACCGGGATGCACGTCCTGGACCTGTACGGCGGCGTCGGGTTGTTCTCCACCTTCCTGGCCCGTGCCGGTGCCCGGGTGACCCTCGTGGAGTCCAGCCCACAGGCGACCACCGACGCACGCGCCAACCTGTCGGAGCTGGACGTCACCGTCGTGACCGCGGACGTCGCCGACGTCATGGACGAGCTGGCCGACGTCGACGTCGTCGTGCTGGACCCCCCTCGTTCGGGCGCCGGTCCCGACGTGTGCCGCGAGCTCGCCGCGCTCCGTCCCGACCGCCTGGTCTACGTCGCCTGTGATCCCGCCGCGCTGGCGCGGGACACCAAGGCCCTGCTCGCCGCGGGCATGCGGCTCGTCGCGGTCCGCGGGCTGGACGTCTTCGGACACACCGCCCACGTCGAGGCCGTCGCCACGTTCCTCCCGCCGGTCGGGGCGGAGGGCGCGTAG
- a CDS encoding 50S ribosomal protein L11 methyltransferase, producing the protein MDLTGLPPSSWAYRVDSPDLDALSDALDIAGITCDGLTEQDGVSTAWFATRPDPATTPPMPLDGRWEEVPTTDWSESWKEGLDPITVGALTVVPPWLAPEGPQLDEPPYRIVIEPGMAFGTGHHETTTAVLRAMQDVELTGRRVADIGTGTGVLALAAVALGAREVIAVDVDELAITVATENVAAHGTADRIVLRVGSCEVVDGTADLVIANIITDKLLAIAEDLVALVAPGGTLLCSGVAVDRSDEARSTFARAGLEPSVSPGREWSVLVAHRPADG; encoded by the coding sequence ATGGACCTGACCGGCCTGCCGCCCTCGAGCTGGGCCTACCGTGTCGACAGTCCGGACCTGGACGCCCTGAGCGACGCGCTCGACATCGCGGGGATCACCTGCGACGGGCTGACCGAGCAGGACGGGGTGTCCACCGCGTGGTTCGCCACCCGTCCCGATCCGGCGACCACGCCACCCATGCCGCTGGACGGGCGCTGGGAGGAAGTGCCCACGACCGACTGGTCGGAGTCGTGGAAGGAGGGGCTGGACCCGATCACCGTCGGTGCCCTGACCGTCGTCCCCCCATGGCTGGCCCCCGAGGGGCCGCAGCTGGACGAGCCGCCCTACCGCATCGTCATCGAACCCGGCATGGCGTTCGGCACCGGCCACCACGAGACGACCACCGCGGTCCTGCGCGCCATGCAGGACGTCGAGCTCACCGGTCGACGGGTGGCCGACATCGGCACCGGCACCGGCGTGCTCGCCCTGGCCGCCGTCGCGCTCGGTGCCCGCGAGGTGATCGCCGTCGACGTCGACGAGCTGGCCATCACGGTGGCGACGGAGAACGTGGCCGCCCACGGCACGGCCGACCGCATCGTCCTGCGGGTGGGATCCTGCGAGGTCGTCGACGGCACCGCCGACCTGGTGATCGCCAACATCATCACCGACAAGCTGCTGGCGATCGCCGAGGACCTCGTCGCCCTCGTCGCGCCCGGCGGCACGCTCCTGTGCTCCGGTGTCGCCGTCGACCGCAGCGACGAGGCCCGGTCGACCTTCGCCCGAGCCGGCCTGGAGCCATCGGTCTCCCCCGGTCGGGAGTGGTCCGTCCTCGTCGCGCACCGTCCCGCCGACGGCTGA
- a CDS encoding nitroreductase family protein, with protein sequence MDALTAIATRRSVPRLVAPGPDEVTLERLLQAAVAAPDHGQLQPWRFVVIEGDARERLGEVFARAHAAREPGADPGALDKTACKPLRAPTIVAAVSTPLAAEEAWNGKSVPAWEQEAAVAAAVQNLCLAAHAMGLGAMWRTGWFGDAPEVREALALREQDRIIGWVYLGTIPANNHPAPRRPAELETVVERWT encoded by the coding sequence ATGGACGCCCTCACCGCCATCGCCACGCGCCGGTCGGTCCCCCGGCTGGTCGCGCCCGGCCCCGACGAGGTCACCCTCGAGCGGCTGCTGCAGGCAGCCGTGGCCGCACCGGACCACGGTCAGCTGCAGCCATGGCGCTTCGTGGTCATCGAGGGCGATGCCCGTGAACGCCTCGGCGAGGTGTTCGCACGAGCCCACGCGGCGCGCGAACCCGGCGCCGATCCGGGCGCGCTCGACAAGACGGCCTGCAAGCCGCTGCGTGCGCCCACGATCGTCGCCGCGGTGTCGACCCCCCTTGCCGCCGAGGAGGCGTGGAACGGCAAGTCGGTGCCCGCGTGGGAGCAGGAAGCCGCCGTCGCTGCCGCAGTGCAGAACCTGTGCCTGGCCGCGCACGCGATGGGGCTCGGGGCGATGTGGCGCACCGGCTGGTTCGGCGATGCCCCGGAAGTCCGTGAGGCGCTGGCGCTGCGCGAACAGGACCGCATCATCGGGTGGGTCTACCTGGGGACCATCCCGGCCAACAACCACCCGGCACCGCGCCGGCCGGCGGAGCTGGAGACGGTGGTGGAGCGATGGACCTGA
- a CDS encoding antibiotic biosynthesis monooxygenase family protein, producing MSDHPFVAFNVLTVPEPMRETLEDRFAKRAGEVEKMDGFEHFELLRPVGGTDKYLVYTRWKSKEHFDAWVNSMQFGKGHAQASQDGREGGPAASGSEVWSFEAIQTADAAGVTQPADAAGITPDA from the coding sequence ATGTCGGACCACCCGTTCGTTGCCTTCAACGTGCTGACCGTGCCCGAACCCATGCGAGAGACCCTCGAGGACCGCTTCGCCAAGCGTGCTGGCGAGGTCGAGAAGATGGACGGCTTCGAGCACTTCGAGCTGCTCCGCCCGGTCGGCGGCACCGACAAGTACTTGGTCTACACGCGCTGGAAGTCCAAGGAGCACTTCGACGCGTGGGTCAACAGCATGCAGTTCGGCAAGGGCCACGCGCAGGCGTCGCAGGACGGGCGCGAGGGTGGCCCCGCAGCGAGCGGCTCGGAGGTCTGGAGCTTCGAGGCGATACAAACCGCGGACGCCGCTGGCGTCACCCAGCCCGCGGACGCCGCTGGCATCACCCCGGACGCCTAG
- a CDS encoding pyridoxamine 5'-phosphate oxidase family protein produces MDQRLLDDAKRMTLAWHGRTGPVLAPMAFWWDGRHLWCSTSGSSAKVERIEDRPEVAVLVGADDDGASGAVLRGRARIFRPTDVVAMATHGATLAAAQAALAVKQAPSIAGYVVDAARIPSRWMPARRVMLRITVDDPEPILAPTMGPGIAPGLPTAVPPEVRRLLSGQRRVVLGVRDGEHLRVLPAIWGPGFTLDLPAGESVPTGLPAVVVTDHDPGFRPTEVAGVAVRGRISGRTISAESVRWWHGFDSGRAEMPTAAFDPIVLPD; encoded by the coding sequence GTGGACCAACGACTGCTCGACGACGCGAAGCGAATGACGCTGGCCTGGCACGGCCGTACCGGACCCGTGCTGGCCCCGATGGCCTTCTGGTGGGACGGTCGGCACCTGTGGTGCTCGACCTCCGGCTCCTCGGCCAAGGTCGAGCGGATCGAGGACCGTCCGGAGGTTGCCGTGCTGGTCGGGGCCGACGACGATGGCGCGTCCGGCGCGGTGCTGCGCGGCAGGGCCCGGATCTTCCGCCCGACCGACGTGGTCGCCATGGCCACCCACGGGGCGACCCTCGCCGCTGCGCAGGCTGCCCTGGCGGTCAAGCAGGCCCCGTCGATCGCCGGCTACGTCGTGGATGCGGCCCGGATCCCCTCCCGCTGGATGCCCGCCCGCCGGGTGATGCTGCGGATCACCGTCGACGATCCCGAGCCGATCCTCGCGCCGACGATGGGTCCGGGCATCGCGCCGGGCCTGCCGACCGCCGTCCCTCCGGAGGTGCGGCGGCTGCTGTCGGGACAGCGACGAGTCGTCCTCGGCGTCCGTGACGGTGAGCACCTGCGCGTCCTGCCGGCCATCTGGGGGCCGGGCTTCACCCTGGACCTCCCCGCGGGCGAGTCGGTGCCGACCGGGCTGCCGGCGGTTGTCGTCACTGACCACGACCCGGGGTTCCGCCCGACGGAGGTCGCCGGTGTGGCCGTTCGCGGCCGGATCTCCGGGCGGACGATCAGCGCGGAGTCGGTGCGCTGGTGGCATGGCTTCGACAGCGGTCGGGCCGAGATGCCGACCGCCGCGTTCGACCCGATCGTCCTTCCCGACTGA